Part of the Tumebacillus sp. BK434 genome is shown below.
ATGGAGGAACATCATCGCCACACTTGCCGGAACCCCGTCCACCAACGCGAGGTAATAGTGGTAGTCAGGGTTGTTTGCTGCGATCAGCCGGTTGCTGTGCGCGATCGCGTCCGCCCGCTCTGCCGGCAAGCCCATCGCCTCCGTATAGGTCATGGCAAACAGGCCGATCTCCTCAAACGCCAGCTTTTGCACCGTCACCCCGTCCGGCAGCGCCGGAATCTCTTCTGTCGCCAGCCCGTACATCGACGACGTGCCGAAGTCCTCCGCCACAAAGCCGTGCTCAGCCAGCGCAGCCAACAGCTTCGGCGTCGCCAGCACCGGATTGGTCTTCACGCGGCAAGGTGTCGCATACGCCGCATAGTGTGCGATGATCTCTGGCAGCAGCTCAACATCCGCTTCGGTCAGCCCGATCACCTTATTAAAAAATCCGGCCGGGTGCTCCTGATGGATCAGCGCCGTCCCGCTCCCGAAAGGCTGCACCGCCACACGACCCCGATAGGCCGCATCGGTCAGAAAGGCTTCCATACGCTTCACGAGCCCCACGTGCTCCGCAGATTCCACTCGCAGCGCCAGCTCCGGCGTTGCGATCGGCAACATGCCGTTCATCGCATTTCCCTCCTCTTGTTGCATGTCTTTTCTATCTCTTACAGTAAAAGCCGCCCTGTCCCTTGTCAATCAACCTTTTGGTTGCGTACTTATGCATATGTATGTATAATAATTCATATTGTAGAACGAAGAAAGTTCAGAGCGAATCATACGAGGTGAAGAGAGATGAACGTTGCCGTGATCGGCGCGACCGGATATACAGGATTGGAAGTGGTGCGGCTGTTGATGCAGCACCCGGAGCTGAACGTGACGACCGTCACGTCCGACTCGCAGACAGGCGCGATGTTAAGCGACGTCTACCCGCACCTGCAAGGGCTGGTGCAGCAACCGCTGCAGCGGGCAGATGCGGTCGAGCTGGCCGCGGAGGCGGATCTGGCGTTTCTCGCCTTGCCGTCCGGGCTGTCCACCGCACTGGTGCCCGACCTGCTGGCGGCGGGGCTGAAAGTGATCGACCTCGCAGGCGACCATCGCTTGTCCCAAACGGACTACGCAGCATGGTATCAAAAAACGCCGCCGACCCCCGAGGTGCTGTCACAGGCCGTATACGGCCTGCCGGAATTTTATGCAGAGCAAATCGCCGCCGCCCACCTGATCGCCAATCCCGGCTGCTATCCGACGGCGACGCTTTTGTCTCTGCTTCCGCTCGTACAGCACGGGCTGATCGACGCGGACACCTTGATCGTCGACGCCAAATCGGGCGTCTCCGGCGCGGGCAAAGCGTTGTCGCCGGGCACGCATTTTGCAGAAGTGAATGAGAATTTCAAAGCATACAAAGTCGGCGTCCACCAGCACATCCCGGAGATTGAAGGCGTGCTGAGCCAGCATCACGGGGAAAAAGTCACCTTGTCCTTCACGACGCATCTCGTGCCGATGACGCGCGGGATCATGACGACGTCGTACGCCAAGCTGACCCAGGACCTGTCGACCGAAGACGTGCTTGCCATCTATAAAGAGACGTACCAAGATCGGCCGTTTGTCCGCATCCGTGCAAACGGACAGATGCCGGCGACCAAAGACGTCAGCGCCAGCAACTTTTGCGACATCGGCCTGCGGGTCGACCCGCGCACCGGCCGCGTGACGGTGATCGGCGTGATCGACAACTTGATCAAAGGCGCGGCCGGGCAAGCGATCCAAAACGCCAACCTGCTCTGCGGCCTGCCGCAAACGACCGGGCTGCTGCATGCGCCCGTCTATTTCTAAAACAACAAGGGGGAACTGCAACGTGAACATGATGATAAAACAAGCCGCCTATACCGTGCTGGCAGAAGGGTCGGTCACGACCCCGCTTGGGTTTCAGGCGAGCGGGCTGCATGCCGGAATCAAACGCAAGAAAAAGGACGTCGGGCTGCTGCTCTCCACCGTGCCGGCCGCCGCTGCCGGGGTGTTTACGCTGAACGCCGTACGCGCTGCCTGTGTCACGCAAAATGAACAGCAGTTGCAAGCGCTGCCCTACCTGCAGGCAATTATCGTCAACTCCGGCAACGCCAACGCCTGCACCGGCGTGCAAGGCGATGCGGACGCCCAAGAGATGCAGCGCCACACCGCCCAAGCGCTCGGCCTGCCCGCACATGCGGTCGCCATCGCGTCGACCGGCGTGATCGGGGTGCCGATGCCGATGGAAGCGCTCAAGCAAGGCATCACGCAAGCGGCAGCCGGTGTGTCTGCGGAGGGCGGCGAAGCGTTTGCGGAAGCGATGCTGACCACCGACACCTGCACCAAGCAGATCGCTGTGCAGTTGACCATCGACGGCAAGACGGTGACGATCGGCGGCGTGGCGAAAGGGTCGGGGATGATCCACCCGAACATGGCGACGATGCTCGCCTTTGTCACCACCGATGCCAAAGTCGATCCGGCGGCGCTGCAGACCCTGTTGCGCCAGACGACCGACCAGACCTACAACTGCATCACCGTCGACGGCGACACCTCGACCAACGACATGGTGCTGGTGCTGGCGAACGGCCTCGCCGACAATCAGACCCTGACCCCGGAGCATCCGGAGTGGTCCGAATTTGCGGCCGCGTTCCGCCATGTCTCGGAAAAGCTGGCCAAAGACATCGCCCGCGACGGCGAAGGCGCGACGAAACTGGTCGAAGTGCAAGTCAATGGTGCGGTCAGCACCAGCCTGGCCGTCCAAGCGGCGAAAAAGGTCGTCGGCTCCTCCTTGGTCAAAACGGCCGTCTTCGGCGCCGATGCCAACTGGGGGCGCATTCTGGCGGCGGTCGGCTATTCCGGCATCCCGTTCGATCCGGCGCGCGTGAACATCTGGCTCGGCGACGTGCAAGTGGCGCAAAACGGCATGGGGCTCCTGTTCGATGAAGCAGCGGCGAAAGCGCATCTCCAAGGCGACACCGTGCAGATCACCGTCGACCTCAACCTCGGCGACGCCACGGCGACGGCGTACGGCTGCGACTTGACCTACGACTACGTGCGCATCAACGCCAGCTACCGGACGTAAGGGGGCGCAAAGCGATGACGAACAAGACCCAGACGGAAAATCTGACCCCGGCGGAAAAAGCGAACGTGTTGCTCGAAGCCCTGCCCTACATTCAGAAGTTCGCCGGGAAGATCGTCGTGATCAAATACGGCGGTTCCTCGATCGAGCCGGACAGCGGCGAGATCGACCCGGTGATCCTCGACATCATCTGGCTGAAACAGGTCGGCCTCTACCCGGTCGTCGTACACGGCGGCGGCAAAGCGATCACCCGGTTGCTCGACCGGCTCGGGCATCAGGCGCAGTTTGTCGACGGACTGCGCGTGACCGATGAGACGACGCTGGAAGTGGTGGAGATGGTGCTGGGCGGCCTCGTCAACCAGCAGCTCGTCGCGGCTTTTAACGCAGGCGGCTGCAAAGCGGTCGGGCTGACCGGCGTCGACGGCGGCCTGCTCACCGCTGAGCAGTTGACCCATGAAAAGGGCGACTTGGGGCGTGTCGGCGTGGTGCAGGCGGTGCAGACCGAGCCGATTCAAGCGCTTTTGCAAAATGGCTTTCTGCCGGTCATCGCGCCGCTGGGCAGCGATGAGCAGGGGGCGCGCTACAACATCAACGCCGACAGCGCGGCCGGAGCGATCGCCGCCGCGCTCGGCGCGGAAAAGCTGATCTTGCTGACCGACGTGCCCGGCATCCTGAAAGCAGGACAACTGATCAACCAAGTGACGCCGGAGGAAGTGGATGCGCTGCTCGCAGACGGCACGATCCAAGGCGGCATGGTGCCGAAAGTGGAAGCCTGTCTGGCCGCCCTGCACGGCGGAGCGGCGCAAGTGCACATTTTGAACGGCAAAGAACCGCATGCGCTGCTCTTGGAGATCTTTACGGAGCGCGGCGTGGGGACGCTGGTGCACCGCTAGAGCGGGTGCCAAGGAGAAGGGGAGGATGAAGATGACCAGCCTGATGAACAACTACGCCCGGCTGCCGGTCGCGTTCGCCAAAGGGGCAGGGTGCAAGCTGTGGGACGTCGAAGGGCGTGAATATCTCGACTTTACGAGCGGGATCGCCGTGACAAACCTCGGCCATGCCCATCCCAAAGTGACGGCCGCGCTGCAGGAACAGGCGGGGACGCTGCTGCACACGTCCAATCTGTACGAGATCCCGCTGCAGGAGCAGGTCGCGGGCAAACTGGCCGAGCTGTCGGGGCTTTCCAAGGCGTTTTTTTGCAACTCGGGGGCGGAGGCGAATGAAGCGGCGATCAAGCTGGCCCGCCGCTACAGCCAACTGAAGCACGGCGCGCACAAGTATGAGATCCTCACCTTGCACGACTCCTTCCACGGCCGGACGCTGGCGACGGTGTCGGCGACGTGCAAGCCGAAGTATCAGGAAGGGTTCGCGCCGCTGATGCCGGGCTTTCAGTATGTAGAAAAGGATTTGGATAAAATCGAGGCGGCGATCGGCGAGTCGACCTGCGCCGTGCTGGTCGAGCCGGTGCAAGGCGAAGGCGGCGTGCTGCCGCTCGGGGCGGAGTTCCTGCAGGGGCTGCGCGAGCTGTGCGATGCCAAGGGGATTCTGCTGCTGTTCGATGAGGTGCAGACGGGGATCGGTCGCACCGGGCACCTGTTTGCTTGTCAGGCGGCCGGGGTGCTGCCC
Proteins encoded:
- a CDS encoding GNAT family N-acetyltransferase codes for the protein MNGMLPIATPELALRVESAEHVGLVKRMEAFLTDAAYRGRVAVQPFGSGTALIHQEHPAGFFNKVIGLTEADVELLPEIIAHYAAYATPCRVKTNPVLATPKLLAALAEHGFVAEDFGTSSMYGLATEEIPALPDGVTVQKLAFEEIGLFAMTYTEAMGLPAERADAIAHSNRLIAANNPDYHYYLALVDGVPASVAMMFLHDRMGSLCTAATFPQYRGRGLQQALIYRRMQDAARLGCDLVVSQAAYNSSSHRNMLRCGMAVAFSDLVFLKQ
- the argC gene encoding N-acetyl-gamma-glutamyl-phosphate reductase, yielding MNVAVIGATGYTGLEVVRLLMQHPELNVTTVTSDSQTGAMLSDVYPHLQGLVQQPLQRADAVELAAEADLAFLALPSGLSTALVPDLLAAGLKVIDLAGDHRLSQTDYAAWYQKTPPTPEVLSQAVYGLPEFYAEQIAAAHLIANPGCYPTATLLSLLPLVQHGLIDADTLIVDAKSGVSGAGKALSPGTHFAEVNENFKAYKVGVHQHIPEIEGVLSQHHGEKVTLSFTTHLVPMTRGIMTTSYAKLTQDLSTEDVLAIYKETYQDRPFVRIRANGQMPATKDVSASNFCDIGLRVDPRTGRVTVIGVIDNLIKGAAGQAIQNANLLCGLPQTTGLLHAPVYF
- the argJ gene encoding bifunctional glutamate N-acetyltransferase/amino-acid acetyltransferase ArgJ; translated protein: MMIKQAAYTVLAEGSVTTPLGFQASGLHAGIKRKKKDVGLLLSTVPAAAAGVFTLNAVRAACVTQNEQQLQALPYLQAIIVNSGNANACTGVQGDADAQEMQRHTAQALGLPAHAVAIASTGVIGVPMPMEALKQGITQAAAGVSAEGGEAFAEAMLTTDTCTKQIAVQLTIDGKTVTIGGVAKGSGMIHPNMATMLAFVTTDAKVDPAALQTLLRQTTDQTYNCITVDGDTSTNDMVLVLANGLADNQTLTPEHPEWSEFAAAFRHVSEKLAKDIARDGEGATKLVEVQVNGAVSTSLAVQAAKKVVGSSLVKTAVFGADANWGRILAAVGYSGIPFDPARVNIWLGDVQVAQNGMGLLFDEAAAKAHLQGDTVQITVDLNLGDATATAYGCDLTYDYVRINASYRT
- the argB gene encoding acetylglutamate kinase produces the protein MTNKTQTENLTPAEKANVLLEALPYIQKFAGKIVVIKYGGSSIEPDSGEIDPVILDIIWLKQVGLYPVVVHGGGKAITRLLDRLGHQAQFVDGLRVTDETTLEVVEMVLGGLVNQQLVAAFNAGGCKAVGLTGVDGGLLTAEQLTHEKGDLGRVGVVQAVQTEPIQALLQNGFLPVIAPLGSDEQGARYNINADSAAGAIAAALGAEKLILLTDVPGILKAGQLINQVTPEEVDALLADGTIQGGMVPKVEACLAALHGGAAQVHILNGKEPHALLLEIFTERGVGTLVHR
- a CDS encoding aspartate aminotransferase family protein — its product is MKMTSLMNNYARLPVAFAKGAGCKLWDVEGREYLDFTSGIAVTNLGHAHPKVTAALQEQAGTLLHTSNLYEIPLQEQVAGKLAELSGLSKAFFCNSGAEANEAAIKLARRYSQLKHGAHKYEILTLHDSFHGRTLATVSATCKPKYQEGFAPLMPGFQYVEKDLDKIEAAIGESTCAVLVEPVQGEGGVLPLGAEFLQGLRELCDAKGILLLFDEVQTGIGRTGHLFACQAAGVLPDIMTLAKGLGNGVPVGAMLAREEVAAAFAPGTHGSTFGGNPLAMAAALAVLTAIEEEGLLAHAVQMGEELRARLQQLAATDPAIVEVRGQGLLQGLVFDRPVGPLVSKCLEKGLLVLSAGETTLRLLPPLIVTSADLHLGMTLLEAAIKETSA